The following is a genomic window from Spiribacter sp. 1M189.
CAGCGGCAGCAGCGGCAGCCAGAACCAGTTCCAGATCGGCCCTTCCTGGGCCCGGACGATGTCGCCCATGTTGAGGCTGCCAGCGGCCATCAAGACGCCCACTAGCGCAAAACCCATGGCGATTTCGTAGGAAACCACCTGCGCCCCGGCCCGAAGTGCACCGAGGAGCGCATATTTCGAGTTGGAGGCCCAGCCCGCCAGGATGATCCCGTAGACGCCCATCGACGTCATCGCCAGGACGTAGAGCAGGCCGGCGTTGATGTCGGCGATCACCAGCCCATCGCCCACTGGCAGGACCGCCCATGCCGCGAGCGCGGGCATGATCGAGAGCATGGGCGCCAGCACAAAGAGGAAGCGGTTGGCGTTCTGCGGCAGCACGACTTCCTTCATGAGCAGCTTGAGCGCGTCGGCGATGGGCTGCAGCAGCCCGTGCCATCCAACCCGGTTCGGACCGCGGCGCAGCTGCATGGAACTGATGACCTTGCGCTCGGCGTAGGTCATGTAGGCCACCGCCACGAACAGCGGCACGATGAGTGCCACGATCTTGGCCACGATCCAGCTGAGTTCGATCAATGCGCTCATGCACTGTCTCCGGAGGCGCTGACTTCCACCGGCCCGATCAGCGCGCCGAGTCCCTCGCTGCCTGCAACACCCGCGGGGATCCACACACTGCCCGCCGGCACCGCCTCGCTGAGCTCGAGCGGCATGGAACGGGTGACGCCCCCCTGGGTGACGCGCACCTGCCCGGTGGAGTCCAGCCGCAGGCGCGCCGCATCACTCGGGTTCATGGTTGCCGTGACCGGCGCGGCATGGTCGGTGGCCTGCAGCGAGTCGGCATGGCGGGTGAGCGGATCGACTCCGAACATCGCCGCCTGCCCGATCCGCATCAGCTCCGTCTCGGTGATCGGCGAGGCCTTCACGGGGTTCGTGGGTCGACCGGCGACAACCTCACCGGCGATCGACTGGACCTCATGATGAATCTCATCCGGTGCCTGATACTCGAAGCCGTCGAGCTCAAGCACGTTGGCGAGCACACGCAGGAGCCGCCAGGCGGGCCTTGCCTCACCCTGCGGCTGACCGACTCCGGCGAAGGTCTGCCAGCGCCCCTCGGCGTTGACCAGCGTTCCCGCCGTCTCCCCCAGTGCCGCGATGGGCAGCAGGACGTCGGCGTTCTGCCGCAGCGCCGGCGAATCATGAGTCGCCAGTGCGATCACCGTCTCCGCCGCGCCCAATGCCCTGGTGGCCGCCGCCGCATCAATCAGATCGTGCTCCGGCTCGATGCCCATGAGCAGGTAGGCCTTGCGCGGGTCCGCCACCATGGCGGCCGCGTCCAGCCCGGCCGCAGCCGCGCCATCGACACGGCGCCCGGGCAATGCCCCGGCGAGCCACGCGCCCGCCGCATTGGCGCCATTGGTGAGCTCGCCATAGGCGGCTCCCGTCATTCCAGTGATCACAGCCGCCAGGTGACGCAGCTCCGCCCCCGCGGGATGCGCCTCGGCCAGGCCGCCAAGCAGCACGGCACACCGTCCTTCTCCGCAGAGGCCGGCCGCGATGGCTTGCGCCTCGGCCCCGGGCGCCTCGTCGCCGAGCCAACCGGCAATCTCTTCCGGCTCGTCGACCCCCTTGCCTCGGGCAACCGCTCGGGCGACAGCGGCGAGTGCCGCCGGCATCTGTGCTGCCGTTACCACCTGCTCGGCCGCCAGATCGATATTCCAGTCAAACGCGCGGGGGTTGAGCGCCATGATCCGGCCACCGGCTTTCGCCGCCTTGCGCAGGCGGTGGTTGATCAGCGGCTGCTCATGGCGGGGGTATGCGCCGATGACGAGCGCGGCATCAAGCTGCTCAAGGTCGGCCACCGGCATCTGCAGGCCCGGGTATCCCGTGGCTTCGACGCCGTCGCGGAAATCAGCCCGACGCAGCCGGCTGTCGATGTTGTCACTACCAAGTGCCCGCATGATCCGCCCGAGGAGGTACATTTCCTCCAGGGTGGAGGATGGCGAGAGCAATGCCCCGAGGGCCTCCGGGCCGTGCTGGTCAACGACCTCGCGCAGCGCGTTGGCAACTTTCTCGATAGCGGTCTGCCAGTCGACACTGTGCCATTCGCCATTCTCCCGAATCTGCGGCGAGAGGAGGCGCTCGGCGCTGTAGACGCCCTCGTAGGAGAATCGGTCCCGATCGCTGATCCAGCACTCGTTGACCGCCTCATTGTCCCGCGGGACGACCCGCTTGATCGTACCCCGGACCTGATGGAGATCGATGTTGGAGCCGAGGCAGTCATGCGGCGCAATGCTCGCATGGCTGAGCATTTCCCAGGCCCGGGCGGTGAAGCGGTACGGCCGCGAGGTCAGCGCACCCACCGGACACAGATCGATGATGTTGCCGGAGAGCTCGGAGTGCACGCCGCTGCCCACCAGCGTACTGATCTCGGTGTGTTCACCGCGGTACATGGCGCCGAGCTCCGAGGTGCCGGCGATCTCGTCGAGGAAACGGACACAGCGCGTGCAGTGAATGCAGCGGGTCATCTCGGTGGCCACCAACGGGCCCAGGTTCTCGTCCTTGACCACCCGCTTACGCTCCACGAAACGCGACACGCTCCGCCCATATCCAAGGGCGAGGTCCTGCAGTTCGCACTCCCCGCCCTGATCACAGATCGGGCAGTCGAGCGGGTGGTTGATGAGCAGGAATTCCATGACACCGCGCTGCGCCTTGAGGGCGCGCTCGGAGGTCGTCCGCACCACCATGCCATCGGCCACCGCCGTGATGCAGGCAGGCAGCGGCTTTGGCGCCGGCCGGCCGTTCATCTCGACATCCACCAGACACATGCGGCAGTTCGCCGGTGCGGAGAGTTTGCTGTGATAGCAGAATCGCGGGATGTCGATGCCGTGCTCGTCGGCGACTGCGATCAGCGAAGCGCCCTTCGGCGCCTCGATTTCCTGCCCGTCAATGGTGACGCTCACCGTCTCCGGGTTCTGGGTCTCGACTTCTGCGCTCATGCCGCTGCCTCGACGATGGATCGCTTGTGTTCGATGTAATACTCGAACTCGTGGCGCCAGTGCTTGAGCACGCCCTGCACCGGCCAGGCCGCCGCCTCACCGAAGGCACAGATGGTATGCCCGGCGATCTGGCCCGCCGCGGAATCCAGCAACTCCAGATCTTCCGGGCGACCATGGCCTTCATAGATGCGCTTGATCACCCGGTACATCCAGCCTGTGCCCTCGCGGCAGGGCGTGCACTGCCCGCAGGACTCGGCGTAGTAGAAGCGGCTGATGCGCAGCAGCGCCTGAACCATATCCGTCGTCTCATCCATGATAACTACGCCGCCCGAGCCGAGCGCAGAGCCCGCCTCCATCAATGCGTCATAGTCCATGGTGAGCTCCATCATCTGATCGCCCGGGATCATCGGCATTGACGAACCGCCGGGGATCACTGCCTTGAGCCTGCGGCCCTTCCAGACGCCGCCCGCCATTTCCAGGAGGTCGCGGAACGGGGTACCCAGCGAGATCTCGAAGTTGCCCGGCTTC
Proteins encoded in this region:
- the nuoG gene encoding NADH-quinone oxidoreductase subunit NuoG is translated as MSAEVETQNPETVSVTIDGQEIEAPKGASLIAVADEHGIDIPRFCYHSKLSAPANCRMCLVDVEMNGRPAPKPLPACITAVADGMVVRTTSERALKAQRGVMEFLLINHPLDCPICDQGGECELQDLALGYGRSVSRFVERKRVVKDENLGPLVATEMTRCIHCTRCVRFLDEIAGTSELGAMYRGEHTEISTLVGSGVHSELSGNIIDLCPVGALTSRPYRFTARAWEMLSHASIAPHDCLGSNIDLHQVRGTIKRVVPRDNEAVNECWISDRDRFSYEGVYSAERLLSPQIRENGEWHSVDWQTAIEKVANALREVVDQHGPEALGALLSPSSTLEEMYLLGRIMRALGSDNIDSRLRRADFRDGVEATGYPGLQMPVADLEQLDAALVIGAYPRHEQPLINHRLRKAAKAGGRIMALNPRAFDWNIDLAAEQVVTAAQMPAALAAVARAVARGKGVDEPEEIAGWLGDEAPGAEAQAIAAGLCGEGRCAVLLGGLAEAHPAGAELRHLAAVITGMTGAAYGELTNGANAAGAWLAGALPGRRVDGAAAAGLDAAAMVADPRKAYLLMGIEPEHDLIDAAAATRALGAAETVIALATHDSPALRQNADVLLPIAALGETAGTLVNAEGRWQTFAGVGQPQGEARPAWRLLRVLANVLELDGFEYQAPDEIHHEVQSIAGEVVAGRPTNPVKASPITETELMRIGQAAMFGVDPLTRHADSLQATDHAAPVTATMNPSDAARLRLDSTGQVRVTQGGVTRSMPLELSEAVPAGSVWIPAGVAGSEGLGALIGPVEVSASGDSA
- the nuoH gene encoding NADH-quinone oxidoreductase subunit NuoH: MSALIELSWIVAKIVALIVPLFVAVAYMTYAERKVISSMQLRRGPNRVGWHGLLQPIADALKLLMKEVVLPQNANRFLFVLAPMLSIMPALAAWAVLPVGDGLVIADINAGLLYVLAMTSMGVYGIILAGWASNSKYALLGALRAGAQVVSYEIAMGFALVGVLMAAGSLNMGDIVRAQEGPIWNWFWLPLLPLFIVYWISGVAETNRLPFDVAEGESEIVAGFHVEYSGMAFAIFFLAEYANMILISGLAAIMFLGGWYSPFHGIPLLGPLFSWVPGLVWFALKVCFFLFLYIWFRGTFPRYRYDQIMRLGWKVLIPVTVVWLIVVAGMILAEIGPWFS